A section of the Falco biarmicus isolate bFalBia1 chromosome 3, bFalBia1.pri, whole genome shotgun sequence genome encodes:
- the LOC130145977 gene encoding LOW QUALITY PROTEIN: vigilin-like (The sequence of the model RefSeq protein was modified relative to this genomic sequence to represent the inferred CDS: inserted 2 bases in 2 codons) → MSELRKRLDQRKKDREAGRPWLIIQVFHVPLEERKYKDTNQFGEGEQAKICLDIMQKTGAHLELSLAKDQGLSIMVSGKLEAVTKAQKEIVARLQTRASATVAIPKAHHRSVIGKNGEKLQDLKLKTATKMQIPCPDDPSNQIKISGTKEGIEKARHEIVLISAEQDKHAVYHPFIAGPYNKLVSELTQDTGTRINIPPPSVINKTEIVFTGEKEQLAQAVARSMRRSSAALVVHDPESYRFLTQQSGSWADTIREVTDFSLFCIKKTTTTIAVEVKKSQHKYVIGPKGNSLQEILEKTGVSVEIPPTDSSSEMVILRGEPEKLGQALTEVYAKINRMDYAEINVDHQFHRHLIGKNGASKIPRGYHRLPDPAHKSDIVQLRGPKNEVEKCTEYMQKMVADLVENSFSISVPICKQFHKNIIAKGGANIKKIHKESNTKIDLLAKNSNSETIVITGKRANCEAARHRILAIQKELANSAEVEVSVPSKLHNSLIGAKGCFIRSIXGGVHIHFPIKRSGSDTVTXRGPAQGVEKAKKQLLHL, encoded by the exons atgtctgaactccggaaaaggttaGATCAACGTAAGAAGGATCGTGAGGCGGGCAGGccatg GCTCATCATCCAG GTGTTCCATGTGccactggaggagaggaaataCAAGGACACGAATCAGTTTGGAGAAGGCGAGCAGGCCAAGATCTGCCTTGACATCATGCAGAAGACAGGAGCTCACCTGGAGCTGTCTCTTGCGAAGGACCAGGGCCTTTCGATCATGGTCTCTGGCAAGCTGGAAGCAGTCACGAAGGCTCAGAAGGAGATTGTCGCTCGACTGCAGACTCGG GCTTCAGCAACAGTTGCCATCCCCAAGGCGCACCACCGTTCTGTCATTGGAAAGAATGGTGAGAAGCTGCAGGACCTGAAGCTCAAAACTGCAACCAAAATGCAGATCCCCTGCCCAGATGACCCCAGCAACCAGATCAAGATCAGCGGCACTAAAGAAGGGATTGAGAAGGCCCGGCACGAGATCGTGCTTATCTCTGCTGAGCAG GATAAGCATGCCGTGTACCACCCTTTCATTGCTGGCCCTTACAACAAGCTGGTGAGTGAGCTCACGCAGGACACAGGGACACGCATCAACATTCCTCCACCCAGTGTCATCAACAAGACAGAGATAGTCTTCactggagaaaaggagcagCTAGCCCAGGCTGTAGCTCGATCTATGAGGAGAAG CTCAGCAGCCCTTGTAGTACATGACCCCGAATCTTACCGTTTCCTCACTCAGCAGAGTGGGAGCTGGGCTGATACTATCCGGGAGGTGACAGATTTCTCGCTTTTCTGTATC AAGAAGACGACTACTACCATTGCAGTGGAGGTGAAGAAGTCCCAGCACAAGTATGTCATCGGCCCCAAGGGGAATTCCCTGCAGGAGATCTTGGAGAAGACTGGAGTCTCTGTCGAGATCCCACCCACTGACAGTAGCTCGGAGATGGTGATACTGCGAGGCGAGCCTGAAAAACTTGGGCAAGCATTGACTGAAGTCTATGCAAAG ATCAACCGGATGGATTACGCAGAAATCAACGttgaccaccaattccaccgacacctcattggcaagaatGGAGCTAGCa aaattcccagag gttatcatcggcttccagaccctgcacacaagagtgacatcgtccaacttAGAGGTCCCAAAAatgaggtggagaagtgcactgagtacatgcaaaagatggtggcagacctg gttgaaaacagcttttctatttctgtccccatctgcaaacagttccacaagaacatcatagcgaaaggaggtgccaacatcaagaag atccataaagaaagcaacaccaaaattgatctcctggcaaagaacagcaactcggagacaattgttatcacaggcaagagagCAAattgtgaggctgctcgccacaggattCTTGCCATCCAGAAGGAGCTG GCCAACAGCGCAGAGGTGGAGGTCTCTGTTCCTTCCAAACTGCACAATTCCCTCATTGGTGCCAAAGGCTGCTTCATCCGCTCCA ATGGAGGAGTCCACATCCACTTCCCCATCAAGCGCTCTGGCAGTGACACCGTGA ATCGGGGGCCAGCCCAGGGTGTggagaaagccaagaaacagctgctgcaccTGTGA